From the genome of Bactrocera oleae isolate idBacOlea1 chromosome 2, idBacOlea1, whole genome shotgun sequence, one region includes:
- the LOC138858991 gene encoding uncharacterized protein, with product MAPQNSIKSICSRQSSPALTVRSLSVTRSITPLSDNGTLARHLHRFKATLSPFREERGSTHRTARRTITHSSKRAHKHVACGLCKKDHRLVTCSKFTKMNIHEKFDAVTKYKYCVNCLARSHSTQRCTSAKRCNMCNGEHYSTLHGHPRLFCKEKTKTTKSDERLYKDQEIPTLLAKPTLIPTAIIKIKHDGKWNKIRAIINPTRKVTITASELVHRLRLPKTYLDFHRICKIVIESLTDPDWHVEVNCRMTQELPTRPYNRDIGGEIFKRFDHLVLADPMFHKDDKIMMELGADIYPRIMKPGLYNTDNSTVIAQNTALG from the coding sequence ATGGCTCCTCAAAATAGCATCAAATCAATCTGCAGCCGACAGAGCAGCCCAGCCTTGACCGTACGATCACTCAGCGTCACCCGAAGCATCACCCCACTCTCCGACAATGGGACCCTGGCTAGACACTTACATCGCTTTAAAGCGACCCTCTCCCCCTTTCGAGAAGAAAGAGGAAGTACCCACCGCACGGCTCGGCGTACTATCACCCATTCATCAAAACGCGCACATAAACACGTCGCCTGTGGATTGTGCAAAAAAGATCACCGGCTGGTGACATGttcaaaatttactaaaatgaaCATTCACGAAAAGTTTGACGCAGTAACTAAGTATAAGTACTGCGTCAACTGCTTGGCCAGATCGCATTCAACACAAAGATGCACAAGCGCAAAGCGATGCAACATGTGTAACGGGGAGCACTATTCAACCCTACATGGACACCCCAGGTTGTTTTGCAAAGagaaaaccaaaacaacaaagagCGACGAACGACTGTACAAAGATCAAGAGATTCCAACACTACTGGCCAAGCCTACCCTTATACCCACTgccattataaaaataaaacacgatGGCAAATGGAATAAAATACGTGCCATAATTAACCCGACCCGAAAGGTGACAATTACTGCCTCGGAGCTAGTTCATAGATTGAGGTTACCGAAAACGTATCTTGACTTTCACCGCATATGTAAAATCGTCATAGAGTCACTAACTGATCCCGACTGGCATGTCGAAGTTAACTGCCGTATGACGCAGGAACTACCGACCCGACCCTACAATCGTGATATAGGTGGCGAAATCTTTAAGAGATTCGACCACTTAGTCCTAGCCGACCCTATGTTCCACAAggatgataaaatcatgatggaACTGGGAGCAGACATCTACCCAAGAATAATGAAACCCGGATTATACAATACAGACAACAGCACCGTGATCGCACAAAACACCGCACTCGGTTGA